In Segatella copri, the DNA window CTGTTCAGGATGCTCATCAAGCAATGGTATATCATCAGGATTTGGCATAGTGAATGGATGGTGCGTAGCCATCAGGCGCTGTTCCTCATCGCTCCACTCAAAGAGAGGGAAGTCAATAATCCAAAGACACTTGAATACATTCTTATCACGAAGCCCCAAACGGTCACCCATTTCCAAACGCAAAGAGCAAAGCTGAATGCGTGTCTTGTTAGCATTATCACCGCTCAAAATCAAAACGAGGTCACCATCCTTGGCTCCCATTACGGTCTTGATTTCAGCAAGTTCCTCTGGAGAGTAGAACTTATCTATGCTACTCTTCACGGTACCATCTGCATTGTACTTAATATAAACCAAGCCCTTGGCTCCAACCTGAGGACGCTTAACAAAATCGGTCAATTCGTTCAACTGCTTACGGCTATAATCAGCACAACCTGGAACACAGATACCGCCAATATACTTAGCCTCATCGAATACAGAGAAATTACCCTTACCTGTGAAAGCATCTTTCAACTCAACAAATTCCATACCGAAGCGCAAGTCTGGCTTATCGCTACCGAAACGGCGCATAGCATCGTGCCAGGTCATCTGCTCCAACTTAGGAAGTTCTACACCACGAATCTCCTTAAACAAATGGCGAGCCATTTCCTCGAAAAGGTTGATGACATCATCCTGATCAACAAAACTCATTTCACAGTCAACCTGTGTAAACTCTGGCTGACGGTCAGCACGAAGATCCTCATCACGGAAGCACTTGGCAATCTGGAAATAGCGGTCGAAGCCAGCAACCATCAAAAGCTGCTTTAAAGTCTGAGGACTCTGTGGAAGAGCGTAGAACTGACCTGGATTCATACGGGAAGGAACAACAAAGTCGCGGGCTCCCTCTGGTGTACTACCAATAAGAACAGGAGTTTCAACCTCCATGAAGTTCTGTGCATCGAGGAAGTTACGAATCAAGATGCACATACGATGACGCAACTCCAGATTTTTGCGCACTGCAGGACGACGCAAATCAAGATAACGATACTTCATACGGATATCATCACCACCATCAGTATTATCTTCGATAGTGAAAGGAGGGGTCTGACTCTGAGAGAGGACATTGAGTTCCTTCACCAGGATTTCGATGTCACCAGTATCCATTTTAGGATTCTTGCTCTGTCGTTCACTTACTACACCCTTTATTTGAATGCAGAATTCACGACCTAGCTTGTTAGCTGCATCACACAAGTCCTTGTTATCAGCCTCGTTGAAGACCAACTGTGTGATACCATAACGGTCGCGCAAATCGACGAATGTCATACCACCCATCTTTCTTGAGCGCTGTACCCAACCGGCAAGTGTCACTTCCTTGCCGGCATCAGAGAGACGTAACTCTCCACACGTATTACTTCTGTACATACCTTATTATATTATATTATTATTTTCCAAAGTGCAAAAGTACAACAAATAACGGAAAGGACAAAATAAAATCGCGAAAATATTATTAAAAATATCTTCGCGACCCTATTAATGTGACCAAAAGTCACATAAATACATATTAAATAGTTTTATCTCTACTTTTTTAGAGATTTATTTCTTCATCCGTCTGAATGCCTGCCGATGGAACCGTTCCTCTGCCTTGATGACACTGAACACCTTATTAGGTGGCAAGATGGTCATAAATCTAGAATGATACTCTTGCTGCAACTGTTTCAGCTGAATATCCAACTCATCCTGTCTTCTGATTGCTTCGGCACATGCCTCATTATCATTCGGATTCACATGACGGAATCGGCGCATTTCATCGAATATCATACGCATTTTCTTACCCATCTGTCTATATACCGGGAAGAATTTAGCAGCTTCTCTCGGCGTAAGACAGGCATTAGTCGTAATAAACTGTTCTAGTTCAGCCTGAAACCTTTTAGGATCAAATCCATCATGATGTTTTCTACCCTGAGGCTGTGAAGCAAGTGAAACCAGGCTAATCATCAGCATAGCTAAAAGCGCAAGAAACCTATGTTGCATTATCTTTCTCATACCTTATCTTTTTTTAAATCTTTATCTGTAGACAAAAAGAAATACCAACCATTAATTTTCTGCAATCAGCGATGCATAGATAGTTTCATTATCCATCATCGTATAATCGGCCATCTCATTAAAAGTAGCATCCTCATTATTATTCACAGCAGCTTTCTGAACCATATGGTCCACATGTGCCATAGCAGGCTTACTGCTTCCCGTATATTTCAGCGCCAATACCGAACCACCTCCCATCACAGCCAAAACAGCAACAGCCGCCGCAATCTTTCGAATCGGCATACGCTGCCATAAGCTAGGCTGCATGTGAATGATGCGGGGTTCCTGCTCCGGCAAATTTGCCATCACCCTATCCGTCAGCTGGTCGAAATAACCAGCCGGCACCTGGAAATGGTTTTTCTTACCAAAACGGCTATTCAATATATTGTCTTCTTTTAACATATTCCTCATTCCTTTCTTTTATACTTTATTAAATAGACGAAAACTAACCGAAAAGGTTTAATCCTTACGATTGAAAAAATCGGTTATTTTTTTCACAGCAAGATGATAGGATGCCTTCAAAGCTCCTTCACTTGTTGACAGCACCTTACTCATCTCTGAATATTTCATATTATCATAATATTTTAGAGTGAAAACTGTGCGCTGAACATCGGGCAGTTGGGCTACAGCCTCTTGCAGTTCTGCCTGAATCTGGTCACCATCAAAATATTCATCGGCAAGAAGACGTGAAGCCAAGCCCGGCTCGTCTTCGGTACTGACATTAACCATTTGTTTCTTGCGTCTCAAGAAATCAAGGGCTTCGTTAATTGCTATACGGTAAAGCCATGTTGAGAGCGAAGACTTTCCCTGAAAAGAATCCAGATTGGTCCAAGCCTTAACAAAGGCATTCTGCAACACATCATCAGCATCATCATGATCTAAAACAATATGGCGAACCTTCCAATACAACGGCTCGCTATACTGACTTACCAGTACAGCAAAGCCTTCGCGTTGGGTCTTAGGATTCCTAATCATCGCCAAGAGTTCTTTATCGTTTATCATTGCTTTTACAAATGTGTTGTTTATAGATATTTTCTCAACATATCGAATATTACCGCATCAAATCCATACACATCAGAATATTCAGCTATTCTGCCTCCTGCTAACGGATAGAGTGTATAATAGGTTATGAAGAGAGGAACTTGAGGATTAACCTTTACGTTATTCACAACAAGTTTTTTATTGGCTAGCGAATCTGCTGTCATCGAATAGTATATCTTTTCCTTCAGTTTCTCGTTTTTGTCAGCCAATAGAAAGACAGCGAAATCGTATGGTTTTTCTATTCTGATACATCCATGCGATACTCCTCTATCCTCTTGTCCAAACACGCCTTTACTGTTAGTATCATGCAGGAAAACCGAGAAATTATTATCAAAACGGAAGATGATTCTTCCCAGAGCATTCCCCTTTCCGCCCCGCTGAGCGATGCCATAAGCACCAGAAATAAGCATAGATCGAGTTACTCTGTTT includes these proteins:
- the aspS gene encoding aspartate--tRNA ligase, whose amino-acid sequence is MYRSNTCGELRLSDAGKEVTLAGWVQRSRKMGGMTFVDLRDRYGITQLVFNEADNKDLCDAANKLGREFCIQIKGVVSERQSKNPKMDTGDIEILVKELNVLSQSQTPPFTIEDNTDGGDDIRMKYRYLDLRRPAVRKNLELRHRMCILIRNFLDAQNFMEVETPVLIGSTPEGARDFVVPSRMNPGQFYALPQSPQTLKQLLMVAGFDRYFQIAKCFRDEDLRADRQPEFTQVDCEMSFVDQDDVINLFEEMARHLFKEIRGVELPKLEQMTWHDAMRRFGSDKPDLRFGMEFVELKDAFTGKGNFSVFDEAKYIGGICVPGCADYSRKQLNELTDFVKRPQVGAKGLVYIKYNADGTVKSSIDKFYSPEELAEIKTVMGAKDGDLVLILSGDNANKTRIQLCSLRLEMGDRLGLRDKNVFKCLWIIDFPLFEWSDEEQRLMATHHPFTMPNPDDIPLLDEHPEQVRAKAYDFVCNGIEVGGGSLRIHDTQLQEKMFEVLGFTPERAEAQFGFLMNAFKYGAPPHAGLAFGLDRFVSIMAGLDSIRDCIAFPKNNSGRDVMLDAPSELDPKQLDELEIKLDLKAE
- a CDS encoding RNA polymerase sigma factor; protein product: MINDKELLAMIRNPKTQREGFAVLVSQYSEPLYWKVRHIVLDHDDADDVLQNAFVKAWTNLDSFQGKSSLSTWLYRIAINEALDFLRRKKQMVNVSTEDEPGLASRLLADEYFDGDQIQAELQEAVAQLPDVQRTVFTLKYYDNMKYSEMSKVLSTSEGALKASYHLAVKKITDFFNRKD